AACGGGTGGGTGGACCTGCGCCCCACGAGCTGGGCACGCTGGCGGGACCGCGCGGCCGCGATCTGCCGCAAGATGGACGGGCGCGGCGACGCGGCCGTGGGCTCCCGCTGGGACGTGGAGCCCTGGGAGCGCACGCGCCGCATCCGCCCCGGGGCGCTGGCCGCCTGGGTGTTCCGCCACGAGGACCGCGGCGAGCGCATCAAGCGCTGACCGCGCGGCGAGCCTGTCACCTGAACCGACGCCCGATGGCTTCCGACGCCCCCCGCCTCCCCGAGACCGCCGCCGTCCCCGACTTCACCTCGCGCATCATCGCCGAGGTGCACCGCCGGGTGGTGGGGCAGGAGTACATGATCGAGCGCCTCCTGATCGGGCTGCTGACCGGGGGGCACGTGCTCTTCGAGGGGCTTCCCGGGCTGGCGAAGACGCTCACCGTGCGAACCCTGGCGGAGGCGGTGGACGCCACCTTCCAGCGGGTCCAGTTCACGCCGGACCTCCTCCCCGCCGACGTGGTGGGGACCACCATCTACGACGTCCGCACGGGGGAGTTCACCCCGCACCGGGGGCCGGTCTTCGCCAACATCGTGCTGGCGGACGAGATCAACCGCGCCCCGGCCAAGGTGCAGGCGGCGCTGCTGGAGGCCATGCAGGAGCGCCAGGTGACCATCGGCGGGACCACCTACCCGCTCCCCCAGCCCTTCCTGGTGCTGGCGACGCAGAACCCCATCGAGCAGGTGGGCACCTACCCGCTCCCGGAGGCGCAGGTCGACCGCTTCATGCTCAAGGTGCGGATCGGCTACCCCACGCGCGAGGAGGAGCGCGAGATCCTGCGGCGGATGTCGGGCGGGGAGGAGATCCGGGTGCGGCCGGTGGTGCACACCCACGAGATCCTCGCCGCGCGCAGGGCGATCGCGGGGCTGTACCTGGACGACACGGTGGGCGACTACATCCTGGACCTGGTGGCCGCCACGCGCGAGCCGCGGCGCTTCGGGCTGGGGGAGCTGGAGCCGCTGATCGAGTTCGGGGCCTCGCCGCGCGCC
This portion of the Longimicrobiaceae bacterium genome encodes:
- a CDS encoding MoxR family ATPase, with the protein product MASDAPRLPETAAVPDFTSRIIAEVHRRVVGQEYMIERLLIGLLTGGHVLFEGLPGLAKTLTVRTLAEAVDATFQRVQFTPDLLPADVVGTTIYDVRTGEFTPHRGPVFANIVLADEINRAPAKVQAALLEAMQERQVTIGGTTYPLPQPFLVLATQNPIEQVGTYPLPEAQVDRFMLKVRIGYPTREEEREILRRMSGGEEIRVRPVVHTHEILAARRAIAGLYLDDTVGDYILDLVAATREPRRFGLGELEPLIEFGASPRATIALATCSRAYAFLRGRGYVTPDDVKAIGADVLRHRVITTYEAEAEEVTPDDIVRRVFEAVRVP